A stretch of the Tardiphaga sp. 709 genome encodes the following:
- a CDS encoding heavy metal translocating P-type ATPase: MTVDPATAKNRLIYQGHEYFFCGARCRERFNADPESFLKPKEPAPPAPAGTIYTCPMHPEIRQEGPGSCPICGMALEPEQVSLDDKPDPELIDMTRRFWIALALTLPVFVLEMGSHLGLMQLVSPTMSNWISFVLATPVVLWAGAPFFERGWRSVVTRNLNMFTLIAMGTGVAWVYSVVATFAPGLFPDAFRDHHGAVAVYFEAAAVITVLVLLGQVLELRARNQTSGAIRALLGLAPKTARRIGKDGDEDVALDAIAIGDLLRVRPGEKIPVDGVVTEGRSSVDESMVTGESMPVSKAEGARVIGGTVNQSGGLVLRADKIGRDTMLSRIVDMVAKAQRSRAPIQRLADRVAGWFVPAVLAAAVIAFIAWATFGPEPRFSFALVAAVTVLIIACPCALGLATPMSIMVGVGRGAHAGILVRDAQALERLESIDTIVIDKTGTLTEGKPKLVSISPAEGFNESNILQLAASIERSSEHPLAQAIVNEAKQRNVALSDASDFASPSGKGASGVVNGKRVALGNAMLMDELKVDTTRSDGVAELARQNGATAIFVAIDGSVAGVMAIADPVKPSAQDALKKLRADGLRIVMLTGDNATTAKAVAKTLGIDEVEAGVLPERKSDVVTRLRGEGRRVAMVGDGVNDAPALAAADVGIAMGTGTDVAIESAGVTLLTGDLMGLVRARELSKAVMSNIRQNLTFAFIYNAAGVPVAAGVLYPIFGILLSPMIGAAAMALSSVSVIGNALRLAKVKLD; encoded by the coding sequence ATGACCGTTGATCCCGCGACCGCCAAGAACCGCCTGATCTATCAGGGGCATGAATACTTCTTCTGTGGTGCCCGATGCCGCGAGCGCTTCAACGCCGATCCCGAAAGCTTCCTGAAGCCGAAGGAGCCCGCCCCGCCAGCGCCGGCCGGCACCATCTATACCTGTCCGATGCACCCGGAGATCCGTCAGGAAGGACCCGGGAGCTGTCCGATCTGCGGCATGGCGCTGGAGCCGGAGCAGGTCTCGCTCGACGACAAGCCAGATCCTGAACTGATCGACATGACCCGGCGCTTCTGGATCGCGCTGGCGCTGACCCTGCCGGTCTTCGTGCTGGAGATGGGATCACATCTCGGCCTGATGCAGCTGGTGTCGCCGACAATGTCGAACTGGATCTCGTTCGTGCTGGCGACGCCCGTGGTGCTGTGGGCCGGCGCGCCGTTCTTCGAACGCGGCTGGCGCTCGGTGGTGACGCGCAATCTCAACATGTTCACGCTGATCGCCATGGGTACCGGCGTGGCGTGGGTCTACAGCGTTGTGGCCACCTTCGCGCCTGGTTTGTTTCCCGACGCGTTCCGTGACCATCACGGTGCAGTGGCGGTCTATTTCGAAGCCGCTGCTGTCATCACCGTGCTCGTTTTGCTCGGTCAGGTGCTCGAACTGCGCGCGCGCAATCAGACGTCAGGTGCGATCCGCGCGCTGCTCGGGCTTGCGCCGAAGACCGCGCGGCGCATTGGCAAGGACGGTGATGAGGACGTCGCCCTCGACGCCATTGCCATCGGCGATTTGCTGCGGGTGAGGCCGGGCGAGAAAATTCCCGTCGACGGCGTCGTTACCGAGGGACGTTCATCGGTGGATGAATCCATGGTGACCGGCGAGTCCATGCCCGTGAGCAAGGCCGAAGGCGCGCGCGTCATCGGTGGCACCGTCAATCAGAGCGGCGGCCTCGTGCTGCGGGCCGACAAGATCGGCCGCGATACGATGTTGTCGCGCATTGTCGACATGGTCGCCAAGGCACAGCGCTCGCGTGCGCCAATCCAGCGTCTCGCGGATCGTGTCGCCGGCTGGTTCGTGCCGGCCGTGCTGGCCGCAGCGGTGATTGCATTCATCGCCTGGGCGACCTTCGGGCCGGAGCCGCGGTTCTCGTTTGCGCTTGTTGCTGCGGTCACCGTGCTGATCATCGCGTGCCCCTGTGCACTCGGTCTCGCAACGCCCATGTCGATCATGGTCGGCGTCGGTCGCGGCGCCCATGCCGGCATTCTGGTGCGTGACGCCCAGGCGCTGGAGCGCCTGGAGAGCATCGACACCATTGTGATCGACAAGACCGGTACGCTGACGGAAGGCAAGCCGAAACTGGTGAGCATCTCGCCGGCGGAAGGTTTCAACGAAAGCAACATTCTGCAACTTGCTGCGAGTATCGAACGGTCCAGCGAGCATCCGCTGGCGCAGGCCATCGTCAATGAAGCAAAGCAACGCAATGTGGCGCTGAGCGATGCCAGTGACTTCGCCTCGCCATCCGGCAAAGGCGCGTCGGGTGTGGTCAATGGCAAGCGCGTTGCGCTCGGCAATGCGATGCTGATGGACGAATTGAAAGTGGATACGACGCGCTCCGACGGCGTCGCCGAACTGGCGCGGCAGAACGGTGCGACTGCTATCTTCGTTGCCATCGATGGTAGCGTTGCCGGCGTAATGGCGATTGCCGATCCGGTGAAGCCATCGGCGCAGGATGCGTTGAAGAAGCTGCGTGCCGACGGCCTGCGGATCGTCATGCTCACCGGCGACAATGCGACGACGGCAAAGGCCGTGGCAAAGACACTGGGTATCGATGAGGTCGAGGCGGGTGTGTTGCCAGAGCGCAAGAGTGACGTGGTCACGCGTTTGCGCGGCGAAGGCCGCCGGGTCGCCATGGTTGGCGACGGCGTCAACGATGCACCTGCGCTGGCTGCTGCGGATGTCGGTATCGCCATGGGCACGGGGACCGATGTCGCGATCGAGAGTGCCGGCGTGACCTTGCTGACCGGCGATCTGATGGGGCTGGTGCGTGCGCGCGAACTATCAAAGGCTGTGATGAGCAATATCCGGCAGAATCTGACATTTGCGTTCATCTACAATGCGGCGGGCGTGCCGGTCGCGGCCGGGGTGCTGTATCCGATTTTCGGTATTCTGCTGTCGCCGATGATCGGTGCTGCCGCGATGGCGCTGTCCTCGGTGAGCGTGATCGGGAATGCTCTCCGGTTGGCGAAAGTGAAGCTGGACTGA
- a CDS encoding metal-sensitive transcriptional regulator yields MRSEIKTSCLKRLKRIEGQVRGLAGMVEADRYCIDVVTQIAAARAALRRVEEEILRDHVAHCVEHAISSGDKADQRRKIAELMDVVSRVDR; encoded by the coding sequence ATGCGCAGCGAGATCAAGACGTCCTGTTTAAAACGCCTCAAACGGATCGAGGGCCAGGTCCGCGGCCTTGCCGGCATGGTCGAGGCCGACCGCTATTGCATCGACGTGGTTACGCAGATCGCCGCGGCCCGCGCAGCCTTGCGGCGAGTCGAAGAGGAGATCCTGCGAGATCATGTTGCGCATTGCGTGGAGCACGCGATCTCGTCAGGCGACAAGGCCGATCAGCGTCGCAAGATCGCGGAGTTGATGGACGTGGTCAGCCGCGTCGACCGGTGA